The genomic interval ATTGTAGTAATTCCACTAACACAAAAATATGATAACGAAATTTATATCTGCCAAATTATTTCCGATAAAGCTATAAATGTTCAAAATGGTGAAATTCCACAAATTGCAAGCGATATAGGATTTTTACACCTTATCAAGTTTATAAGAAAAATGAAATTTACCGAAGCTGACGAAAAACTGCAAAATTTTATAGAAAAAAATAAGAAAATAAACACAACTATCAAAATTGATGATTTGGATATCATAGAAACTATTTAAAAATTTTTACGCTTAAATGTCTTAAATTTACAAAATAAAATTCCATACTAAAAATAACCTTAAAAGCGAATGATGATTTTTTAAACATACAGATATTTATAAAATTTAATATTTTTATTCTATTGATGACAATAAAATTTCAGATAATTCAGATTTTTCCTGTTTATATTTTTTTGTTTCGCTTAAAATCGTAATATCTTGCCAATATTTAAAAATGTCAAAAAATATTTTTTCTTTACCGCTTTTAGTTTTAACGATTTTGTTAAATAAAGTGTAAAGATTGTTTTTTGATTTTTTATTAAAAGTAAGCTTTAATTTTTTTATTTTTCTCATAAAGCAAAAATCATCTCTATCTGATTTTTTGCTTTCTCCTATAAATTCTACGGCATATGCAAAATTTTTATTTTTTATATCATAGCAAAACACTATATCGCCTTTTGCTGTTTTATCGTTTTTTGTATTTTTTCTTTTTATGTAGTGCCAATATTTTTTATCATCAAAATCGTCGTTATTTACTTTTGATACAAAATAATTCATACTGAAAATAAAAAAGCCCCCTGAAAAACGGGGGCTACACTGAAATATAATTAAAGATTATTTAACTACACTCAAACCTGTCAATGGATAACCACTGATTGTTTCTGGAGCTTTACTACTGTCTATTTCGCAAGTTGTTACTGCAGGAGTGCCGCTTGTTGCGCATTTATATACAGGTGCGTCAAATTTAGCTGTAAGCATTTTTACTATTTGTGCATCATTTTGAGATACTTTGCATGCATTCTTTTTTACACCCGACTCTTTCTCAAATTTTAGATAATCAATATTTGATTTACCATCCTCCGGTTGTGCTTTTTTTGTGGTGATTGTTACTTTAAAACAATTTTCACCTGCAACTGGTAAATAACCTATTCCTTCTGCGCCAGCTTTCGAAATATCACCTTTAAAGTCTTTAATGGCAACATTTGTCATACCTTCCAATGTGCTTGCAAATTGACCTTGAGAAGTATAATATCCTCCTAAATCTTGAATCAAAGTAGCCATATTTGTAGCTGCTTTACTTACTTCAGCATCATCTCTAGTTGCTGCTAGTCTTGGAATGGCGATAGCTGCCAAGATACCTAAAATAACGATAACGAAGATCAACTCGATCATTGTAAAACCTTTTTTCATGGTTTTCTCCTTAAAATTTATTTCACTTTACATACTTGTATGATTACCTCCATAAAAAACAAATCTTAAAATTGTTTTTTATACAATACTTTTTGACCCTGATTACATACATTGTTTTTAAAAACAGAGAAATAGATTTAGGGCTGAAAGGTTAAAAAAGTTTGATTAAAAATCTTAGGGAAATTTTAAAATTTACCCTGAATACAAGAAAAGACTTTTAACCGAAAAAATTATTTTTTTAGGAGTTAAAAATGAGTAAGTTTTATTTTGTAGGTATTGATGTTTCAAAAGATAAATTAGACATTTGCTTTTTAGGTGAAAAATCCGATTCAAAGCCTAAATTTGAAACACTTCCAAATAAAGAAAATATCATAAAAGCATATTTTGAAAGTTTTAAAAGTGATGAATTAGTTGTTTGTTTTGAATATACAAATAATTATCATATTTTACTTCAAAAGGCTTTAACATCTTTAAAAATTAAATACAATGTTTTAAATCCTGCAAAAACAAGTTTTTATTTAAGACATTTAAGTCATATTAAAAACGATATTAAGGACGCTTTGGGACTTGCTATTTATGCGAAAAATTTTTCAATAGATTTATTCCCTGACAAATTCAGTAAAGAGTATAATCTTTTAAAAAGTTATTCATCTACTCTTTTACTTTTAACTAAAATTTCAACTCAAATTAAAAATTTTAAAGCTTCTCAAAAATTTGTTTGTGATGAAGCTATAAATTTAAATATTTCAATATTACAAAAAACTATCGAAAATATTAAGAAAAAATTACGTGATATAAATTATCGTATTTTAAAAAGTTTAGTTCCAAATAGTGATGAAATTTTAGCTGAAAGTAAAGGTATCGGTATTGATTTGGCTTTAGTTTTATTTCCTATTTTGCATTTTAATAGAGATAAAACTTCAAAGCAACTTATCAGTTTTTTAGGTTTATCCCCTAGAGTTTATGAAAGCGGTTCAAGTGTTAGGAAATCTCATAAAATAAATAAAATCGGTTCATCTAACATTAGAAGAGTTTTATTTTTAAATGCTTTAAGTTGTTCTCGTTTTAATCCTATTTTAAAGACTAAATATGAAAATTTGATAAATAATGGAAAGTGTAAAAAAGTTGCATTAGTTGCTGTAATGTGTGCGATTATTAGGTATTTAAAAATATATTTTAAAAATGAAAAAAGTATTAACTAAAAAAGAAATTGAAATTTATGTTTATTTATTAAAAAAAATAAAAATTAAAGGAGGTATTTATAAAAAAGTTAAAAAAGATATTTTAAGCGATTTGGATATTTCGGCTAGTTTGTTGAATTACTATGTTAATTCTTATTATTTATATGAAGATTTATTAAAAAAGGATAAAAAATGAATAATGTTGATTTTAGTTCTTATATGAAAATATATGATTTGATTCACGGCAATAATGATGTTTTTAAACAAAAAATTAAAGTTGTTGAATTGAAAGAAATTGAAGGAAAAGTTAAACTCGATAAAGACGGTAATACTGTTGTTGATGAATTTGGTGTAGTTCAAAAGTGGGATAATTCCTATATGCTTACTTTTGTTTGTTTATCTAACGGTTCTCGTCATTCTTGCAGAATTTCGCAGGAAAATTTTACTATTTTAAAGCCCGATGTTGTTTATATAGCTAGTGGTTATATAGATTATGTTTTATTTAAAGATGCTTATAATTCAACCCCTGTTGTAAAGTTTGAAAAATTTGTAGATGAAAGAGATTATCTTGTCACGCAACTTCAAATTCAAGCTGATTTGAAAAATGATGTTAAAGCCCAATAATAAGGGCTTTTTTTACTTTGTTGCCGCCCTATTTATCAATACCCTTAACCGTGACACTGATAAATTTCGGCGGTTATTTAAATTTTATTTTTATTCATTATTTTTAAATAAAAAAAATGCTTTACGATAAAGAAAAAATTAAAATTGTAAATCAAGGTATAGATACTTTAGTTCTTGGTATAAAATGCATTGAATCTAAAGTTTATAATGCTAGATTTAAATATTTAAAATTTAAATTATCCGATTTAAAAAATAAAGCTAAATCTATTAATACTTATGGTGAAAAATTTGTAAAAGATGATTTAGATTTAAAACTTGGTAATTTTTTAATTTCAAGTAAAGGCGTTCAAGGCTATTCTTATTTATTTAAAAATAATGATATATTTGTAAGTGTTTCAAATGCAAAATTTGAAACAAAGAAACAATATCACATAAAGATTCAGTTTAGAAGTGAATTTTTATTAAAATTTGGTTATTTGAAATGTTTTTCATTTGTTAGAATTTTGCTTAATAGAATTTTTTATACTTCGCTTAATTATAAAATTTATGTTTTGCGTCTTGATTTGGCTACTGATATTACAGGCATTCGTTATTTTTCAAATGATATTTTTAATTTTAGATCTCTTTCAAAAGTTAAAAATTTTTCTTTAAATTATGATGATTACTTAATTGAAGATGAGAAAAAAATCGATTTTCCGAATTTAAGTGAGATTGATGTTTCTAATTTTATTCGTTTTAATCGTTTTGAGGGAATTAGTTTCGGTAAAGCTCCTATGATGTTTAGAATATATGATAAGATAAAAGAGGTATTGAAAAAAGATAATTCACGTATTATTTTTAAAAAGTGGGAAATAAATGGTTTTGATATTGAAAAAGATAAATTTGTATTTAGGCATGAGTGTGAATTTACTAGGGAAGTATTAAAAAAAATGATTCCTTTTAATTGTGAAGATGAGATAAAATTTGTTTTTAATAATTTATCATCTTTTTGGTCTCAGGGTCTTAATATTTGTCGTTGGTATGATTTAAATGAAACTGAATTAAAAAAAATACAGTTGCAAAGTGTTAAGCCTGATAGTATTCGAAAAATTTATGAGCGTTGTTTAAAAGATGAAACACGTTTTAATTTTTGGCGATTTTTGGAAATTTGGCATAATGATGATTTGAAAAATTTACAAAAAAGAGATATTCCTTTTGATGTTAATATTGAAAAATGTAAAATCGCCTTAAAATCTTTTGTAAGTTCGGTTTATTGTAATTTAGGTTATCGTGGCGCTTTTTTTGATGTTTTAAAAGAAGTTTTAAATGATTTAAAAAATGATGATATGACTTTACATGATTATGGACTTTTAAAACTTGCTTCGCGTTTTGCGGATAATGAAAAAAATTACGAAATTTCAGAGTTTGAGAATTTGAAATTACAAAATGTTTTTGAAAATAATTTAAAGGATTTTTTTATTTTACTTGATGATTTATCCGATAATAAGGATAAAAACATTGTTAAAAAAGCTTTGAATTTTTATAAGTTAAAAAAGTGATTTTTGTAATTTTTAAAATTTTCATATAATTTTTTTGAAATTTTTAAAAAGGATAAATTTATGGATGAAAAGATAGAAAAATCTTTAAATAAGGTTTCAAATGTTTTAAATATTTTTAGACCTTTGGCTAGTGTTTTCGGTTCTAAAGTTTCAGTTCCTGTTGTGCTTGCAAGCGAAGTTTTGGATAATTTGGTAAAAACTGATGACAAGGTTGCAAAAGATGTTGTTTTTGGACTTTCGGCTTCTATTATATTTTTAGAAAAGTTGCGAGAGCAGATTAAGAATAATGAAAAAGTTGATTATAAGGCTTTTGATGATGTTATTGTTAATTTGAAGTCTATTGATAGTTCTTTAGATAAGTTTTATAAGCTTATTTCTTAAAAAAGGTTTTTATTATGTCATCTATGGATAATTTTTATAATTTTTGTAATAATTTTTTAAATACTTCGGGTTTTAATTCGAATGAATTATTTAAAGTTAATCCTGTTGAAGATAAAGAATATTCTAATAAAGAAGTGATTGAATATATTCAAAAATGTTTTATGAATTTATTTTATTTTCTTATTAACGGTAGGGATAATAATTTTTTCAATTTTCCTTTTATACCTGATTATAGTTCTGATTTTAATGATTTGCGAAATCATTTTGATGAAAAATTTCAAAATATGGATTTTTCAAGTTTGCAAAATTCAATAAATCAAAAAATAGATAATTTAGATCTTAAAATTTCAAATATTAAGCCTACTTTTGATGTTAGTAATGTATTTGAGAGTTTTCCGTCTTTAAATGGTGCTTATGGTAGTTTCAAAGATGGTGATTTTGTTACAAGTGATATTTTTAAAGCTAAATTGAAAGTTTTATCATCTTTTTTAATGCTTAATGAACTTAATAAATATATGATCTGTTATAGATTGCAAAATGATGATGAAAATGTTATAATTTTGCCGTCTATGTTTGTGTTTGAATGGACTGAAAAAAAAGATAATATAGCTGATACTGGTTCTGAAAATAAAAAAAGTTCTGGAGAATAAAAAATGGGTTGGGGCGGTGTAGGTAAAATTATTACTAAACCTAAAACTACGGGTTCTGCTGTATCTGTTCCTAAAAATACTCCTTTAGCAAATAAAAAGGCTGTTGGTGGTGGTGATGTTATTGATATTAAGGCTGAAGAT from Campylobacter hominis ATCC BAA-381 carries:
- a CDS encoding IS110 family transposase → MSKFYFVGIDVSKDKLDICFLGEKSDSKPKFETLPNKENIIKAYFESFKSDELVVCFEYTNNYHILLQKALTSLKIKYNVLNPAKTSFYLRHLSHIKNDIKDALGLAIYAKNFSIDLFPDKFSKEYNLLKSYSSTLLLLTKISTQIKNFKASQKFVCDEAINLNISILQKTIENIKKKLRDINYRILKSLVPNSDEILAESKGIGIDLALVLFPILHFNRDKTSKQLISFLGLSPRVYESGSSVRKSHKINKIGSSNIRRVLFLNALSCSRFNPILKTKYENLINNGKCKKVALVAVMCAIIRYLKIYFKNEKSIN
- a CDS encoding type II secretion system protein; translated protein: MKKGFTMIELIFVIVILGILAAIAIPRLAATRDDAEVSKAATNMATLIQDLGGYYTSQGQFASTLEGMTNVAIKDFKGDISKAGAEGIGYLPVAGENCFKVTITTKKAQPEDGKSNIDYLKFEKESGVKKNACKVSQNDAQIVKMLTAKFDAPVYKCATSGTPAVTTCEIDSSKAPETISGYPLTGLSVVK